From the Solanum stenotomum isolate F172 chromosome 4, ASM1918654v1, whole genome shotgun sequence genome, one window contains:
- the LOC125862517 gene encoding uncharacterized protein LOC125862517 isoform X2 gives MEDHGETKLTGIRQIVRLKQLLHKWQNVTFTPTTTKGKTHSLKIGCTKSSINNRKNETYRGGISPSISKRLRSSNMYWDSDEDTCQSPESPHGVPKGYLAVYVGPELRRFIIPTSYLSDSLFKKLLEKVEEEFGFDHSGGLTIPCEIETFKFLLQCMENHQRCLPVDSHHNGSDAGIMA, from the exons ATGGAAGATCATGGAGAAACAAAATTGACAGGAATTAGACAAATTGTGAGACTCAAACAATTGTTACACAAATGGCAAAATGTCACATTTACCCCTACTACTACTAAGGGAAAAACCCACAGCCTTAAAATTGGTTGTACAAAATCGTCAATTAATAATCGAAAAAATGAGACATATAGAGGAGGGATATCCCCTTCTATAAGCAAGAGGCTAAGAAGCTCCAATATGTATTGGGATTCAGATGAGGACACTTGTCAAAGCCCTGAATCGCCACATGGCGTCCCGAAAGGATATTTAGCTGTTTATGTGGGCCCAGAACTTAGAAGATTTATAATTCCAACAAGTTACTTAAGTGACTCTTTGTTCAAAAAATTActtgaaaaagttgaagaagaatttGGATTTGATCATAGTGGTGGCCTTACAATTCCTTGTGAAATTGAAACTTTCAAGTTTTTGTTACAATGTATGGAGAATCATCAAAGATGTCTCCCTGTTGATAGTCATCACaatggttctg aTGCAGGGATTATGGCTTGA
- the LOC125862517 gene encoding uncharacterized protein LOC125862517 isoform X1: MFFQDNQPQVDYFFIINLVIILAIFAKRVKMEDHGETKLTGIRQIVRLKQLLHKWQNVTFTPTTTKGKTHSLKIGCTKSSINNRKNETYRGGISPSISKRLRSSNMYWDSDEDTCQSPESPHGVPKGYLAVYVGPELRRFIIPTSYLSDSLFKKLLEKVEEEFGFDHSGGLTIPCEIETFKFLLQCMENHQRCLPVDSHHNGSDAGIMA; this comes from the exons ATGTTTTTTCAGGATAATCAACCTCAGGTGGAttatttcttcatcatcaatcTTGTAATTATTTTGGCTATTTTTGCAAAGAGGGTAAAAATGGAAGATCATGGAGAAACAAAATTGACAGGAATTAGACAAATTGTGAGACTCAAACAATTGTTACACAAATGGCAAAATGTCACATTTACCCCTACTACTACTAAGGGAAAAACCCACAGCCTTAAAATTGGTTGTACAAAATCGTCAATTAATAATCGAAAAAATGAGACATATAGAGGAGGGATATCCCCTTCTATAAGCAAGAGGCTAAGAAGCTCCAATATGTATTGGGATTCAGATGAGGACACTTGTCAAAGCCCTGAATCGCCACATGGCGTCCCGAAAGGATATTTAGCTGTTTATGTGGGCCCAGAACTTAGAAGATTTATAATTCCAACAAGTTACTTAAGTGACTCTTTGTTCAAAAAATTActtgaaaaagttgaagaagaatttGGATTTGATCATAGTGGTGGCCTTACAATTCCTTGTGAAATTGAAACTTTCAAGTTTTTGTTACAATGTATGGAGAATCATCAAAGATGTCTCCCTGTTGATAGTCATCACaatggttctg aTGCAGGGATTATGGCTTGA